From the Theobroma cacao cultivar B97-61/B2 chromosome 2, Criollo_cocoa_genome_V2, whole genome shotgun sequence genome, one window contains:
- the LOC18609534 gene encoding anthranilate phosphoribosyltransferase has translation MRALLTPEPSLSFSSINTNSRNPNPSRTRTSLHFSARDGGHRLIGRKSRLTATRAALDSATMEQLGLKESDIRNPAISSTYRNSKLPKPNQTVLEAQARVCTGPTQTRPLSEEQAFKVLDTILRSVRGELKDEEQVSKAQLGAFFAGMTIRANAFPEATQWSEGESRAMNIFWPLLARALPADMIFIADPEGSIMGSGSSIGPQFVGNGTSEMRLVGALREILAGGHLGYEEVQGVLRDVLPLKLEDGKSTGVSESLLSAFLIGQRMNRETDRELKAYCLAFDDELGIPPVADVRSLTHYGEPYDGNTRYFRSTLFVAAVRSCYGESSLLHGVEWMPPKGGVTEEQMLKFMGANTNLSLHQAKELIEDEEVGFAYVSQREARPSLYSLIGLREQIKKRPPLATTEKVQQFIRAKGRESIVTGFYHEGYEEPLLMLMKRRGVHSGLVVKGEEGALSMTTRLRSVNTSERLPVNYCSGFRSVGMESACEVDGVSRQSFRLEVNAMDYGFEPTDTPRTDRSVSKNIELGLAALHGQKGPAYDRIVLNAGIVDHLLGCDGAEDVSLALDRAREAMDSGKALRRLLHYIKMSHKGK, from the exons atgcgAGCTCTGCTTACTCCAGaaccttctctttctttctcgtCAATCAACACCAACTCTCGCAATCCCAATCCATCCCGAACTCGAACCTCGCTTCATTTCTCTGCGAGAGATGGCGGCCACCGTTTGATCGGACGAAAATCGCGTTTGACCGCTACGAGAGCTGCGTTGGACTCGGCAACTATGGAGCAGTTAGGGCTTAAAGAGTCCGATATTAGAAACCCGGCGATTTCTTCCACGTATCGGAACTCGAAGTTGCCGAAGCCAAATCAGACCGTGCTGGAAGCTCAAGCTAGGGTTTGCACTGGGCCCACGCAGACCAGACCGCTCTCCGAGGAACAGgcttttaaggttttggaCACCATTTTAAGATCAG TGAGGGGAGAACTAAAAGATGAAGAACAAGTCTCAAAAGCACAACTTGGAGCATTCTTTGCTGGAATGACAATCCGTGCAAATGCCTTTCCTGAAGCGACTCAATGGAGTGAAGGGGAAAGCCGTGCAATGAACATATTTTGGCCCCTTCTAGCACGCGCACTACCAGCTGATATGATCTTCATTGCTGATCCTGAAGGGTCCATAATGGGATCAGGAAGTTCAATAGGGCCTCAGTTTGTTGGGAATGGCACAAGTGAAATGAGATTGGTTGGTGCACTTAGAGAAATTTTGGCAGGAGGCCACCTTGGATACGAGGAAGTCCAAGGTGTTCTGAGAGATGTTCTTCCATTGAAATTGGAAGATGGAAAATCCACTGGAGTAAGTGAATCATTGCTTTCAGCATTCTTAATTGGCCAACGTATGAACAGGGAAACAGACCGTGAACTTAAAGCGTACTGCCTTGCATTTGATGATGAACTTg GTATTCCTCCAGTTGCTGACGTTAGATCATTGACCCATTATGGTGAACCTTATGATGGAAACACACGTTATTTTAGGAGCACATTGTTTGTTGCTGCTGTTAGATCTTGTTACGGTGAATCTTCCTTGCTTCATGGTGTGGAATGGATGCCACCAAAG GGGGGTGTAACTGAAGAACAAATGCTGAAGTTTATGGGAGCAAACACTAACTTATCCTTGCATCAAGCAAAAGAACTTATTGAG GATGAAGAGGTTGGTTTTGCCTACGTGAGTCAACGTGAAGCTCGCCCATCTCT ATATTCGTTGATTGGATTGAGGGAACAAATAAAGAAACGCCCACCACTGGCAACAACTGAAAAGGTTCAGCAATTTATTAGG GCAAAGGGGAGAGAATCAATTGTTACTGGATTTTATCATGAAGGCTATGAGGAGCCCTTGCTAATGCTTATGAAAAGAAGAGGTGTACATTCTGGTTTGGTAGTGAAG GGTGAAGAAGGTGCCCTCTCAATGACAACTAGGTTACGATCGGTAAACACATCAGAAAGACTTCCTGTGAACTATTGTTCAGGTTTTCGTTCAGTAGGCATGGAATCAGCTTGTGAAGTGGATG GCGTATCACGTCAGAGTTTCAGGCTTGAGGTTAATGCTATGGACTATGGCTTTGAACCAACTGATACTCCAAGAACTGATAGATcg GTATCAAAGAATATAGAGTTGGGTCTGGCAGCTCTGCATGGCCAAAAAGGGCCAGCATATGATAGAATTGTTTTAAATGCTGGAATTGTGGACCATTTACTAGGATGTGATGGTGCAGAAGATGTATCCTTAGCTCTTGATAGAGCCAGAGAAGCCATGGACAGTGGTAAGGCTCTTAGGAGGCTCCTACATTACATAAAGATGTCGCACAAGGGAAAATGA
- the LOC18609535 gene encoding ribose-phosphate pyrophosphokinase 4, whose protein sequence is MAATSPPLPSSFQNRKKIFSNFTSSKPFSILSSDKKCSRFRCQIKSFENQPPNWSVEFLSGTEPIHLIQNSPSSSMSMAAASASDSAVKTVKKVCLFFCAETKALAERIAAESDAIEIRSITWRTFEDGFPNLFIPNAHGIRGQHVAFLASFSSPGVIFEQLSVIYALPKLFISSFTLVLPFFPTGTSERMEDEGDVATAFTLARILSNIPTSRGGPTSLVTFDIHALQERFYFGDNILPCFESGIPLLKNRLQQLPDSDNISIAFPDDGAWKRFHKQLQHFPTIVCNKVRIGDQRIVRIKEGEAAGRHVVIVDDLVQSGGTLIECQRVLAANGAAKISAYVTHGIFPNRSWQRFECDNGGHPENGLTYFWITDSCPQTVKAVMSKPPFEILSLAGSIAAALQI, encoded by the exons ATGGCGGCCACGTCGCCACCACTCCCTTCCTCTTTCCAAAACCGAAAAAAGATCTTCTCCAACTTCACTTCTTCTAAACCATTTTCGATTTTGTCAAGCGACAAGAAATGCAGTCGTTTTCGGTGTCAGATTAAGAGCTTTGAAAATCAACCTCCGAATTGGAGCGTCGAGTTCCTCTCCGGAACCGAACCGATCCATTTGATCCAAaattctccttcttcttcgaTGTCAATGGCCGCCGCTTCGGCCTCCGATTCCGCCGTTAAAACCGTCAAAAAAGTCTGCCTTTTTTTCTGCGCCGAGACCAAGGCGCTCGCCGAGAGAATTGCTGCTGAGTCAGACGCCATTGAGATCCGCAGCATCACCTGGCG gaCATTTGAAGATGGATTTCCTAACTTATTTATACCAAATGCACACGGAATTCGGGGGCAACATGTAGCCTTCTTAGCCTCATTTAGTTCGCCGGGAGTGATTTTCGAGCAGTTATCTGTTATCTATGCATTGCCAAAACTGTTCATTTCCTCCTTCACGCTAGTTCTCCCGTTTTTCCCTACCGGAACCTCTGAGAGAATGGAGGACGAGGGAGATGTCGCGACGGCTTTTACTCTCGCTAGGATATTGTCGAATATACCGACTTCTAGAGGAGGGCCTACTAGCTTAGTGACATTTGATATCCATGCTTTGCAG GAGAGATTCTACTTTGGTGATAATATATTGCCTTGCTTTGAGAGTGGGATACCTTTGCTTAAGAATAGGCTTCAACAGCTCCCTGACTCTGACAAT ATATCCATTGCTTTTCCTGATGATGGTGCTTGGAAAAGATTTCATAAGCAGCTGCAACATTTTCCAACG ATTGTTTGTAATAAAGTTCGGATAGGGGACCAACGAATTGTACGTATTAAAGAGGGAGAAGCTGCAGGACGCCATGTTGTGATTGTTGATGATTTGGTTCAATCAGGTGGCACTCTGATTGAATGCCAG AGAGTATTAGCGGCCAATGGAGCAGCAAAAATAAGTGCCTATGTGACGCATGGAATTTTCCCCAACAGGTCATGGCAACGCTTTGAATGTGATAATGGAG GGCATCCTGAGAATGGGCTGACCTACTTCTGGATCACTGATTCATGCCCTCAGACAGTGAAAGCGGTGATGAGCAAACCTCCATTTGAAATTCTTAGCCTTGCCGGTTCCATTGCAGCTGCTCTTCAGATATGA